A part of Rhopalosiphum maidis isolate BTI-1 chromosome 3, ASM367621v3, whole genome shotgun sequence genomic DNA contains:
- the LOC113556037 gene encoding neprilysin-2-like has product MTIYYTSSSALKMTDQPILVIEKPTWWKRRTNKERYLTVTIAGMLLASAFLALTTLYLNHGCNNTKSLPSISVENNGINRKTRSLYENKEYEINNTICLTAGCVKAAASVIKNMDLSVDPCDDFYQFACGNFKKHIAIDSGVKSHYTRNDVNLWDKLLMVITEPIHWNEQKPFKMAKLLYKYCMDTETIESDDLESIKKIIKNLGGWPVLESSKWDDTKFTWMESVYKFRMVGYSVDYFISFNIKEDLKNNTMRIIELDQASLGLQQKYLAKGISDEIVNAYYEYMVDIAELFDAYRPQATAELRESLDFEIELAKISLPSEKRKNATELYHPMNISDLQQSFPSIPWQEYLNKILNPLTIQQDDIIVVTSPKYLSDLEILLSKTPKRIQANYVFWRAIMDSVTHLTEKLRKRQLDYESTIYDRTDGNSNTRSRWRECLDISYEFFQLPVMSMYVRQFYDKHCKNNILEMVKGIREEKYKILSSIDWLDDETRKNAINKAKSITHHIAYPDELLDDNKLNAYYENLEFDNKDFLTSILKVCKFETDLIMNRLRQPVNKSEWIFHSDLAYVNAFQYDEENSIEIPVGILQDVFYSSDRPQYMNYGAIGTIIGHEINHVFDTKGRKYDKQGNLVDWWAKEAENRYLEKAMCIQNQYGNYTAQEVGLKLNGSNTQDENIADNGGIKEAYNAYNSWTKQHGVEPRLPGLQKYTPEQMFWLSTANIRCIKYSLKTLKDRVINENHSPNRFRIIGPLSNLEEFSNDFQCKPGSYMNPVKKCQLW; this is encoded by the exons atgacaatatattatacgtcatcGTCAGCACTTAAAATGACCGATCAACCGATCTTAGTGATTga AAAACCGACATGGTGGAAGAGAAGGACGAACAAGGAACGATATCTGACCGTCACCATCGCTGGAATGCTATTGGCGTCCGCTTTTCTAGCTTTGACCACGCTGTACTTGAACCACGGCTGCAATAACACGA AGAGTCTTCCGTCAATATCAGTTGAAAATAACGGTATCAATCGCAAAACAAGAAGTCTATACGAGAATAAAgaatacgaaataaataacaccATTTGTCTCACCGCCGGCTGTGTAAAGGCtg CGGCTTctgtaatcaaaaatatggaTCTATCAGTAGATCCTTGTGATGATTTCTATCAGTTCGCCTgtggtaattttaaaaaacatattgctATCGATTCTGGAGTAAAGTCACACTACACAAGAAATGACGTCAATCTGTGGGACAAGCTGCTAATGGTCATCACTGAACCCATTCATTGGAATGAACAGAAACCGTTTAAAATGGCAAAATTACTGTATAAGTATTGCATGGACACAG AAACCATCGAAAGTGATGATTTGGAAtcgatcaaaaaaataataaaaaacctcGGCGGATGGCCGGTGTTAGAAAGCTCAAAATGGGACGATACTAAGTTCACGTGGATGGAAAGCGTGTACAAGTTCAGAATGGTGGGCTATAGCGTTGACTATTTTATAAGCTTCAACATCAAAgaagatttaaaaaacaatacgaTGAGAATTATTGAA CTGGACCAAGCGAGTCTGGGTCTCCAACAAAAATACCTGGCGAAGGGCATCTCGGACGAAATCGTGAATGCATACTATGAATACATGGTTGACATTGCGGAGCTGTTTGACGCTTACAGGCCACAGGCAACCGCAGAGCTGAGAGAGTCGTTGGATTTCGAGATAGAATTGGCCAAGATATCGCTGCCATCGGAAAAGCGCAAGAACGCCACTGAGCTTTATCACCCGATGAATATCTCCGATTTACAACAAAGTTTCCCAAGCATACCATGGCAAGAGTACCTGAACAAGATTTTGAACCCGTTGACTATACAACAGGacgatattatagttgtaacCTCGCCGAAATATTTGTCGGACCTCGAAATTCTACTAAGTAAAACACCCAAAAG GATCCAAGCAAATTACGTGTTTTGGAGAGCTATCATGGATTCTGTCACACATCTGACTGAAAAATTGAGAAAAAGACAGCTGGACTACGAGAGTACAATATACGATAGAACTGATGGCAACAGTAACACACGATCCAGATGGAGGGAATGTTTGGATATAagttatgaattttttcaattgcCTGTTATGTCGATGTATGTAAGACAGTTTTACGATAAacattgtaaaaacaatattttagaaatggtGAAGGGTATCAGGGAggaaaagtacaaaatattatcgtcAATTGATTGGTTGGACGATGAAACGag AAAAAATGCGATAAATAAAGCAAAATCGATAACCCATCACATTGCATATCCTGATGAATTATTGGACGATAACAagttaaatgcatattatgaaaat ctTGAATTTGACAACAAAGACTTTTtaacatcaatattaaaagtttgtaaatttgaaaccgatttaataatgaatcgaTTAAGGCAACCTGTTAACAAATCAGAATGGATATTCCATAGTGATTTGGCATATGTAAATGCGTTTCAATATGATGAAGAAAACAGTATCg agATCCCCGTTGGTATCTTGCAAGACGTATTCTACTCTAGCGATCGTCCTCAGTACATGAATTACGGTGCAATTGGAACGATAATTGGGCACGAGATCAACCATGTTTTTGATACCAAGGGCAGAAAGTACGATAAGCAGGGTAACTTGGTCGATTGGTGGGCGAAGGAGGCGGAGAATCGCTACTTGGAGAAAGCGATGTGCATCCAAAATCAATATGGAAATTATACGGCTCAAGAAGTCGGTCTCAAG TTGAATGGCAGCAATACGCAGGACGAGAATATCGCGGACAACGGTGGCATCAAAGAAGCGTACAACGCGTACAACTCGTGGACCAAACAACACGGCGTTGAACCGCGGCTACCTGGTCTGCAAAAGTACACGCCGGAGCAGATGTTCTGGTTGAGTACTGCTAATATCCGGTGCATCAAGTACTCACTGAAAACACTAAAAGATAGAGTCATCAACGAAAACCACTCACCCAACCGTTTTCGGATCATCGGCCCACTTTCCAACTTGGAAGAATTCAGCAACGACTTCCAGTGTAAGCCAGGCTCCTACATGAATCCAGTCAAAAAGTGTCAGTTATGGTGA